A single genomic interval of Streptomyces graminofaciens harbors:
- a CDS encoding tetratricopeptide repeat protein, protein MLLSPHAPVLAHGDFLLLEPSGIPRQLPLAVADFTGRDQELARLVEAAERPGVGRVCLVHGPGGIGKTAIVVQAAHRLMSSFPDGQLFVDLNGAEERPAAVGEVLGDFLVALGVARGRIPDDEAGRTRQFRTELADRRVLIVLDNAAGEQQVGALIPGGSSCAVLITSRQGLATLAVDERVALSGLDEGTAWDLLRRIGGGDRVDEDPESGRDVVRLCGGLPLALRIAGARLATFPARTVGSFARDLADDHRRLDVLSLGERSVRAVFRAGYQALTPLQQRAFRLVSALDTPDLPAWALSPLLDVDADAADACLEGLLLAHLVQARRGEAGGQRIVLHDLARGFSKERAAEQPGDESDSAVRRLLGALLSAADAADAQLRPAGARHSGRDGAVRRPPPDDAVAGDVGEAVEWFEAERVVLVAAVAHAHARGWWDLCWEITDAMSIALEHQWRWDISSQVHELALDAADRLGDGRARAALLRNLGEALRDSGSDVVRAAECFSEAIALFHGSGDAHGESDALGNLGILQRQQGELREAARTLTAAETLFRALPLERGLAWALREKAVISRHHADYTQALAQLDEAQALFAANEETRGIGWILRTRADTEKESTVGGCPLPRRWYAGPWPGHHATSRPAQDPRWAAARTHYEHAAQLLHAVRDHRGLTWATLGLADMALHEGDHTAAELISRALQETDAYGDHRGRSRALTVQALLHAEANRLSDAITLAEQALVGPRDHAGAAQAGFRLARLYGAAGRNHDVLHTLQQSRTHHHAAGMPFPDLADTELSRTLTRPAPRARRFRRHQ, encoded by the coding sequence GTGCTGCTGTCGCCGCACGCGCCGGTCCTCGCCCATGGCGATTTCCTTCTCCTGGAACCGTCCGGCATCCCGCGTCAGCTGCCCCTGGCGGTGGCGGATTTCACCGGTCGAGACCAGGAGCTGGCGCGGCTGGTGGAGGCTGCCGAGCGTCCGGGCGTGGGCAGGGTGTGCCTGGTGCACGGTCCGGGCGGGATCGGCAAGACGGCGATCGTGGTGCAGGCTGCTCATCGGCTGATGTCGTCTTTCCCCGACGGTCAGCTTTTCGTCGACCTGAACGGGGCGGAGGAACGTCCTGCTGCCGTGGGCGAGGTTCTGGGCGACTTCCTGGTGGCTCTGGGAGTAGCGCGCGGAAGGATCCCCGACGATGAGGCTGGACGGACACGGCAGTTCCGGACGGAGTTGGCCGACCGGCGTGTCCTGATCGTTCTGGACAACGCGGCCGGTGAACAACAGGTGGGTGCCCTGATACCGGGTGGGTCTTCGTGCGCTGTACTGATCACCAGTCGCCAGGGCCTTGCCACGCTGGCCGTGGATGAGCGCGTCGCATTGTCGGGGTTGGACGAGGGCACCGCCTGGGATCTGTTGAGACGGATCGGCGGCGGGGACCGGGTGGACGAGGACCCCGAATCAGGTCGCGACGTGGTCCGCCTGTGCGGCGGGCTCCCGCTGGCCCTGCGCATCGCGGGAGCGCGGCTGGCCACGTTTCCCGCGCGTACCGTGGGCTCGTTTGCCCGCGATCTCGCCGACGACCACCGGCGGCTGGATGTGCTGAGCCTGGGCGAGCGCAGCGTGCGCGCGGTCTTCCGCGCTGGTTATCAGGCGCTCACGCCGTTGCAGCAGCGTGCGTTCAGGCTGGTGTCAGCCCTGGACACTCCCGACCTGCCGGCCTGGGCGCTGTCGCCTTTGCTGGACGTGGACGCCGATGCGGCCGACGCGTGCCTGGAGGGACTGTTGCTGGCGCATCTCGTCCAGGCTCGCCGCGGCGAGGCAGGCGGCCAGCGCATCGTGCTGCACGATCTCGCGCGCGGGTTCTCCAAGGAACGAGCGGCCGAGCAGCCGGGGGACGAGTCCGACAGTGCCGTGCGGCGTCTGCTGGGTGCTCTCCTCAGCGCGGCCGACGCGGCCGACGCGCAGCTACGGCCGGCCGGTGCCCGGCACAGCGGCCGTGACGGGGCGGTCCGCCGCCCGCCGCCGGACGACGCTGTGGCGGGTGATGTGGGGGAGGCCGTCGAGTGGTTCGAAGCCGAGCGTGTCGTGCTGGTGGCAGCTGTCGCCCATGCTCACGCTCGCGGGTGGTGGGACCTGTGCTGGGAGATCACCGACGCGATGAGTATCGCTCTTGAGCATCAGTGGCGCTGGGACATCAGCAGCCAGGTCCATGAGCTCGCTCTGGACGCGGCCGACCGTCTGGGGGACGGTCGGGCCCGTGCCGCGCTGCTGCGCAACCTCGGCGAAGCCTTGCGCGACAGTGGCAGTGACGTGGTCAGGGCCGCAGAGTGCTTCAGCGAAGCGATCGCTCTCTTCCACGGCTCGGGCGACGCACACGGCGAAAGCGATGCCCTGGGCAACCTGGGGATCCTGCAGCGCCAGCAGGGCGAACTGCGGGAAGCCGCGCGAACGCTCACCGCGGCCGAGACGCTCTTCAGGGCCCTTCCGCTTGAGCGCGGGCTGGCCTGGGCCCTGCGGGAAAAGGCGGTGATCAGCCGACACCACGCTGACTACACCCAAGCCCTCGCTCAACTCGACGAAGCGCAGGCCCTGTTCGCCGCCAACGAGGAAACCCGCGGTATCGGCTGGATTCTGCGCACCCGCGCCGACACCGAGAAGGAGAGCACGGTCGGCGGCTGCCCGCTCCCTCGCCGCTGGTACGCAGGCCCCTGGCCCGGGCACCACGCCACGAGCCGTCCCGCACAGGATCCGCGATGGGCCGCGGCCCGCACCCACTACGAGCACGCCGCTCAGCTCCTGCACGCCGTCCGGGACCACCGCGGACTCACGTGGGCCACCCTGGGGCTGGCCGACATGGCGCTCCACGAGGGCGACCACACCGCCGCCGAACTGATCAGCCGCGCGCTTCAGGAGACCGACGCCTACGGCGACCATCGAGGCCGCAGCAGGGCACTGACCGTGCAAGCCCTGCTGCACGCCGAGGCGAACCGTCTCAGCGACGCCATCACGCTGGCAGAACAAGCCCTCGTCGGCCCCCGCGACCACGCCGGCGCCGCTCAGGCCGGCTTCCGCCTTGCCCGCCTCTACGGCGCCGCCGGCCGGAACCACGACGTCCTCCACACCCTCCAGCAGTCCCGAACCCATCACCACGCCGCCGGCATGCCCTTCCCCGACCTTGCCGACACCGAGCTCTCCAGGACACTCACCCGCCCCGCGCCCCGCGCCCGTCGCTTCCGCCGCCATCAGTGA
- a CDS encoding Lrp/AsnC family transcriptional regulator yields MIDAVDRKILHALQCAPRAPFRRIGEVTGVSEQTAARRYHALRRSGVMRVVGLVAPAVHGQAQWVARIRSRPDRVGPLADSLAKRPDIAYANLASGGSEIICVIRSPVEAERDDVLLRQLPRSASVLDVGIDLVLHTFGETGTSEWTGYGAGLTPDQVRQLTGDGPPVPTGPLQTPTDEDAPLLAALAEDGRTTHTRLAELTGWSNARVARRLEALETSGTLVHDVDLLPERLGHALNATLWLRVAPARIEQAGEELARHAEVAFCGAVSGRHNLMVTVICRDAEDFYRYLTTRVATVDGIDAYEVSIRVRRLKQAASLIFHGRLVHPAP; encoded by the coding sequence ATGATTGACGCTGTGGACAGAAAAATCCTCCACGCGCTGCAGTGTGCGCCCCGTGCCCCGTTCCGGCGCATCGGCGAGGTGACCGGGGTGTCTGAACAGACGGCCGCCCGGCGTTACCACGCGCTGCGCCGCAGCGGCGTGATGCGGGTGGTCGGTCTGGTCGCCCCGGCGGTGCACGGGCAGGCCCAGTGGGTGGCCCGCATCCGTTCCCGCCCCGACCGGGTCGGTCCACTGGCGGACTCCCTGGCCAAGCGTCCGGACATCGCCTACGCCAACCTGGCCTCCGGCGGCTCGGAGATCATCTGCGTGATCCGCTCCCCCGTGGAGGCCGAACGCGACGACGTCCTGCTGCGCCAACTGCCCCGCTCGGCCTCTGTCCTCGACGTCGGCATCGACCTGGTCCTGCACACCTTCGGCGAGACCGGGACCAGCGAATGGACCGGCTACGGCGCCGGCCTCACCCCCGACCAGGTACGACAGCTCACCGGCGACGGGCCCCCCGTCCCCACCGGCCCCCTCCAGACCCCTACGGACGAGGACGCCCCGCTGTTGGCCGCCCTCGCCGAGGACGGCCGTACCACCCACACCCGCCTCGCCGAGCTCACCGGCTGGTCCAACGCGCGCGTCGCCCGCCGTCTGGAGGCCCTGGAGACCTCGGGCACGCTCGTCCACGACGTCGATCTGCTGCCCGAACGCCTCGGCCATGCCCTCAACGCCACCCTCTGGCTGCGCGTCGCCCCCGCCCGCATCGAACAGGCCGGCGAGGAACTCGCCCGGCACGCCGAGGTCGCCTTCTGCGGCGCCGTCAGCGGACGGCACAACCTGATGGTCACCGTCATCTGCCGCGACGCCGAGGACTTCTACCGCTATCTCACCACCCGCGTCGCCACCGTCGACGGCATCGACGCCTACGAGGTCAGCATCCGCGTCCGCCGCCTGAAACAGGCCGCCTCGCTCATCTTCCACGGCCGCCTCGTCCATCCGGCACCCTGA
- a CDS encoding quinone oxidoreductase family protein, producing the protein MKAAVVTTAGAVPEYLDFPDPEVGEGEQLVDLVASAIHPIVRAKASGRHYSSTGDFPLVPGVDAVARTADGTLVYTGDIEEPWGTFAERMAVTLALPLPDGADPVAVAAGMNPGMSSWMPLTTHADEHGAPDTVMILGVTGAAGGLAVQNALALGVRRVIGVGRGMDDLKRVAGLGAEIVEIVGDKGVDAAVIGAALDGKAPDLVLDFLWGGVAEAAFEALAEIPGAHATSYVEIGSAAGEQAAVPASLLRSRPFRLSGSGIGSFDMRRYVVQVAAYVQLIADGKVKVDAHAYPLSRAGEAWTAPAGPRPVLIAD; encoded by the coding sequence ATGAAGGCAGCAGTGGTGACGACGGCGGGTGCAGTCCCCGAGTACCTCGACTTCCCCGACCCGGAGGTCGGTGAGGGCGAGCAGCTCGTCGATCTGGTCGCGTCCGCGATCCACCCCATCGTGCGGGCCAAGGCCTCCGGCAGGCACTACAGCAGCACCGGGGACTTCCCGCTGGTGCCGGGCGTGGACGCGGTGGCCCGCACCGCCGACGGCACGCTGGTGTACACCGGCGACATCGAGGAGCCCTGGGGCACGTTCGCCGAGCGGATGGCGGTCACCCTGGCCCTGCCGCTTCCGGACGGCGCCGACCCCGTCGCGGTGGCGGCGGGCATGAACCCGGGCATGTCGTCCTGGATGCCGCTGACCACCCACGCGGACGAGCACGGCGCACCGGACACCGTGATGATCCTCGGCGTGACCGGAGCGGCCGGCGGTCTGGCCGTACAGAACGCCCTCGCGCTCGGCGTGCGACGCGTGATCGGCGTGGGCCGCGGCATGGACGACCTCAAGCGCGTGGCAGGGCTCGGTGCCGAGATCGTCGAGATCGTCGGCGACAAGGGCGTGGACGCGGCGGTCATCGGTGCGGCCCTCGACGGCAAGGCGCCCGACCTCGTTCTGGACTTCCTGTGGGGCGGCGTCGCCGAGGCCGCCTTCGAGGCGCTGGCGGAGATTCCCGGCGCGCACGCCACCAGCTACGTGGAGATCGGCTCCGCGGCCGGCGAACAGGCCGCCGTGCCCGCCTCACTGCTGCGCAGCCGCCCCTTCCGTCTCAGCGGCAGCGGCATCGGTTCCTTCGACATGCGCCGCTACGTCGTTCAGGTCGCCGCCTACGTACAGCTCATCGCCGACGGCAAGGTGAAGGTGGACGCCCACGCCTACCCGCTCTCCCGGGCCGGTGAGGCGTGGACGGCTCCTGCCGGCCCCCGCCCCGTCCTGATCGCCGACTGA
- a CDS encoding MFS transporter produces MNATTTAIRPTDRRAATVVAACLGVFVAYLPITTVAVSLPAIQRALHTSTAQLSWVQDAFVLPMAAFILTAGVFGDVHGRKKVFQAGLFCCAAGAAVALCAHNIQTLWAGQALAGLGSAALLPTTLALISHAVPDFRERGKFIGMWAMAMLAALAVGPVIAGVILDHFAWRWIYLLSVPLPLLAMAVAAPLLTDSRAPHGRKLDWPGQITAAVGITALVYGVIEGGADSFTTPKVVVALALGVVALGAFVLVERRSAGPMLDLAVFRSAAFTATALVALITFLGLIGFFFVLSLYFGMVQQLDTLEAGARLLLVPVAAIVAGAPAGRLMHRVPARWMITVGLLLIAGPLLAMTNLDADTSYGSIAWRLIVLGVGLGLVTTPMTATAVAAVPHQLAGMASAANNAFRQVGGALGPAVLGALLSTRAVHTLPGHLADAGVTGSQAHTIVSTAKEGGLGAVAGMNLGSTAGQVYGALGESLLDGMRLCLVVAATLAVLAAACAVVLLRPPKQQVTDGAAKTGSTARHGRPDATGENAQAGTAQPLGHQRA; encoded by the coding sequence GTGAACGCCACCACAACGGCGATCAGGCCGACCGACCGGCGGGCGGCCACCGTCGTCGCGGCCTGCCTCGGCGTGTTCGTCGCCTACCTGCCGATCACCACGGTCGCCGTCAGCCTGCCCGCCATCCAGCGGGCACTGCACACCTCGACCGCCCAACTGTCCTGGGTCCAGGACGCATTCGTCCTGCCCATGGCCGCCTTCATCCTCACCGCCGGCGTCTTCGGCGACGTCCACGGCCGCAAGAAGGTCTTCCAGGCGGGCCTGTTCTGCTGCGCGGCGGGCGCGGCGGTCGCCCTGTGCGCGCACAACATCCAGACCCTGTGGGCCGGGCAGGCCCTCGCCGGCCTGGGCTCGGCCGCGCTGCTGCCCACCACGCTGGCCCTGATCAGCCACGCGGTGCCCGACTTCCGGGAGCGCGGCAAGTTCATCGGCATGTGGGCCATGGCCATGCTCGCGGCCCTGGCCGTGGGCCCGGTCATCGCCGGTGTCATCCTCGACCACTTCGCCTGGCGCTGGATCTACCTGCTGTCCGTCCCCCTCCCGCTGCTCGCGATGGCCGTCGCCGCCCCGCTGCTGACCGACTCGCGTGCCCCGCACGGACGCAAGCTCGACTGGCCCGGCCAGATCACCGCGGCCGTGGGCATCACGGCGCTCGTCTACGGCGTGATCGAGGGCGGCGCCGACTCCTTCACCACTCCCAAGGTGGTCGTCGCCCTCGCGCTGGGCGTCGTCGCGCTGGGCGCCTTCGTGCTGGTGGAGCGGCGCAGCGCCGGCCCCATGCTGGACCTGGCGGTGTTCCGCAGCGCGGCCTTCACCGCCACCGCCCTGGTCGCCCTGATCACCTTCCTCGGGCTGATCGGCTTCTTCTTCGTGCTCAGCCTGTACTTCGGCATGGTCCAACAGCTCGACACCCTGGAAGCCGGCGCGCGGCTGCTGCTCGTCCCCGTCGCCGCGATCGTGGCGGGAGCCCCGGCCGGACGGCTCATGCACCGCGTGCCGGCCCGCTGGATGATCACCGTCGGCCTGCTCCTGATCGCCGGGCCACTGCTGGCCATGACGAACCTCGACGCCGACACCTCCTACGGCTCGATCGCCTGGCGGCTGATCGTGCTGGGCGTCGGCCTCGGACTCGTCACCACGCCGATGACGGCCACGGCCGTCGCCGCCGTCCCGCACCAGCTGGCGGGCATGGCCTCGGCCGCCAACAACGCCTTCCGCCAGGTCGGCGGCGCGCTCGGCCCGGCCGTCCTCGGAGCCCTGCTGTCCACCCGAGCCGTGCACACCCTGCCCGGCCACCTCGCCGACGCCGGTGTGACCGGCAGCCAGGCCCACACCATCGTGTCCACCGCCAAGGAGGGCGGCCTGGGCGCGGTCGCCGGGATGAACCTCGGCTCCACAGCCGGTCAGGTCTACGGCGCCTTGGGCGAGTCCCTCCTCGACGGCATGCGGCTGTGCCTCGTGGTGGCCGCCACGCTGGCGGTGCTCGCCGCAGCATGCGCCGTCGTCCTGCTGCGCCCCCCGAAGCAGCAGGTCACGGACGGCGCGGCGAAGACCGGGAGCACGGCGCGGCATGGTCGCCCGGACGCCACCGGCGAGAACGCTCAGGCCGGCACGGCCCAACCCCTGGGACACCAGCGCGCCTGA
- a CDS encoding DUF418 domain-containing protein, whose amino-acid sequence MTQHADSPPADASSPARERGEPSTGAPSTGAPGVGRLVGLDLARGLAVFGMYAVHVGPAPSQGGVIGFLMELAQGRSSALFAVLAGFAVALITGRRTPKTGLAGRQAVAKVVIRAVILLALGTALTMTGTPVVPILAFYGLFFLLVLPLYRLGAGPLALIAAGWALVGPQLLYLLKPVVGDRAFPTFGQADGIVSLLFTGGYPALTWVPFVLAGMAVARLDLAATAVRIRLALTGVALAVTGYGGSWLALHLLPGAAEAVREAAGGPGMSSMSSMSSAPPGSAGIFGDTPAGMLVASPHSEATLSIVGNTGVAILVLTACLAAMDAFPRLRRLAKPVIAVGSMSLTAYVYHIVAIWLLDTEAQSIPPLYILLGFIASVTVLATIWSRFFQRGPLEWLMGRATGIARRIR is encoded by the coding sequence ATGACCCAGCACGCGGACTCCCCGCCGGCCGACGCATCGTCCCCTGCACGCGAGCGAGGTGAGCCCTCGACCGGAGCGCCCTCGACCGGAGCGCCCGGCGTGGGCCGGCTGGTCGGACTGGACCTGGCCCGGGGCCTGGCCGTCTTCGGTATGTACGCGGTCCATGTGGGCCCGGCCCCGAGCCAAGGCGGTGTCATCGGCTTCCTGATGGAGCTGGCGCAAGGCCGCTCCTCCGCCCTGTTCGCCGTCCTGGCCGGCTTCGCGGTCGCCCTCATCACCGGGCGCCGCACGCCGAAGACCGGGCTGGCCGGCCGTCAGGCCGTGGCCAAGGTCGTCATCCGGGCCGTGATCCTGCTGGCCCTCGGCACCGCCCTGACCATGACCGGCACCCCGGTCGTGCCGATCCTCGCCTTCTACGGACTCTTCTTCCTGCTCGTGCTGCCGCTGTACCGGCTGGGCGCGGGGCCGCTGGCGCTGATCGCCGCGGGTTGGGCCCTGGTGGGCCCGCAGTTGCTCTACCTGCTGAAGCCGGTGGTCGGCGACCGCGCATTCCCCACCTTCGGCCAGGCCGACGGCATCGTCTCGCTGCTCTTCACCGGCGGCTACCCGGCCCTGACCTGGGTCCCGTTCGTCCTCGCCGGCATGGCTGTCGCCCGCCTCGACCTGGCCGCCACCGCCGTACGCATACGCCTCGCCCTCACCGGCGTCGCCCTCGCCGTGACCGGCTACGGCGGTTCCTGGCTGGCGCTGCATCTCCTGCCCGGTGCCGCCGAAGCCGTCCGGGAAGCCGCAGGGGGGCCGGGCATGTCGTCCATGTCGTCCATGTCGTCCGCACCGCCCGGCAGCGCTGGCATCTTCGGCGACACCCCCGCCGGGATGCTGGTCGCCTCCCCGCACAGCGAGGCGACCCTGTCCATCGTGGGCAACACCGGTGTGGCGATCCTGGTGCTGACCGCGTGCCTGGCCGCCATGGACGCCTTCCCCCGGCTGCGGCGTCTGGCCAAGCCCGTCATCGCGGTCGGCTCGATGTCGCTGACCGCGTACGTCTACCACATCGTCGCCATCTGGCTCCTGGACACCGAGGCCCAGAGCATCCCGCCCCTGTACATCCTGCTCGGCTTCATCGCGTCCGTCACAGTCCTCGCCACCATCTGGTCCCGCTTCTTCCAGCGAGGGCCGCTCGAATGGCTGATGGGCAGGGCGACCGGGATCGCTCGGCGCATCCGATGA